The following are encoded together in the Candidatus Methylomirabilis oxygeniifera genome:
- a CDS encoding conserved protein of unknown function (Evidence 4 : Homologs of previously reported genes of unknown function), whose amino-acid sequence MLRTNIELDEELVNEAMKLTHLKTKKELVNYALKELVRKVKRRDLLSFEGKVKWEGNLYEMRKSRA is encoded by the coding sequence ATGCTCAGAACCAATATCGAACTTGACGAAGAACTCGTGAACGAGGCGATGAAGCTTACTCATCTGAAGACTAAGAAGGAACTTGTCAACTACGCCCTCAAAGAACTTGTGCGCAAAGTCAAGCGAAGGGATCTTCTCTCTTTCGAGGGTAAGGTGAAATGGGAAGGCAACCTCTATGAGATGAGGAAAAGCAGAGCGTGA
- a CDS encoding PilT-like protein produces MILVDTSVWVDFLRGEDSSQRWVLHRLIEDEADISITEIIFTEILQGIKHDGEFQAIRDYLLEFPIYRPKDIETYLHAARIYRDCRKKGKTVRKTVDCIIAAICIENDLTLLHKDSDFDLIQACTGLQAVEV; encoded by the coding sequence GTGATCCTCGTGGATACCAGTGTATGGGTGGACTTCCTGAGGGGCGAGGACTCCTCCCAACGCTGGGTGCTCCACAGACTCATCGAGGACGAAGCAGATATCTCGATTACTGAGATTATCTTTACGGAAATTCTCCAGGGGATCAAGCACGACGGAGAATTTCAGGCAATAAGGGACTATCTCCTCGAGTTTCCAATCTATAGGCCGAAAGACATCGAGACCTACCTTCATGCGGCCAGGATTTACAGGGACTGTCGAAAAAAAGGCAAGACAGTGAGGAAGACGGTTGACTGCATCATCGCCGCCATTTGCATTGAAAACGATCTTACCCTCCTTCATAAAGACAGCGACTTCGACCTCATTCAGGCGTGTACGGGGCTTCAGGCGGTCGAGGTGTAG
- a CDS encoding DNA polymerase, beta-like region has translation MKAMRTRNVGKLIEQMVRVIIRKFNPERIILFGSHARGEAGPDSDVDLLIVMPVEGSRRQKAVEIGVALHDIRLPKDIIVTTPEDFEWRKEIVGTIERPAVREGRVLYARI, from the coding sequence ATGAAGGCGATGCGAACACGGAATGTGGGCAAGTTGATCGAACAGATGGTTCGGGTAATCATCCGGAAGTTTAACCCGGAGCGCATCATCTTATTCGGATCTCATGCTCGTGGCGAGGCCGGACCGGATAGCGACGTAGATCTCCTCATCGTGATGCCAGTAGAAGGTTCGAGAAGGCAAAAGGCAGTCGAGATCGGGGTGGCGCTGCACGATATACGCCTACCCAAAGACATCATCGTGACGACTCCTGAGGACTTCGAGTGGCGCAAGGAGATCGTAGGCACGATCGAACGGCCTGCGGTACGGGAAGGAAGAGTCCTCTATGCCCGCATATGA
- a CDS encoding HEPN domain protein has product MPAYERALAVVRGWVEKAESDLANATLALGAGKTCPADTVAFHAQQCAEKYLKAFLAFRGLDFPRTHDIGELVALIGTGVRVQLSVQEQRQLTSYGTVTRYPGDYEPITVTEARRAVALARRVRAAVRKLPPKDTLPKERK; this is encoded by the coding sequence ATGCCCGCATATGAACGGGCCCTCGCCGTCGTTCGCGGGTGGGTCGAGAAGGCAGAGAGCGACCTGGCAAATGCGACTCTCGCCCTGGGAGCAGGCAAGACGTGCCCGGCCGATACGGTCGCTTTCCACGCCCAGCAGTGTGCGGAGAAGTACCTGAAGGCCTTTCTGGCCTTCAGGGGACTGGACTTTCCGAGGACCCACGATATCGGGGAATTGGTCGCATTGATAGGTACAGGTGTGCGCGTTCAGTTGTCAGTCCAGGAACAACGCCAACTGACGTCGTATGGGACGGTGACGCGGTATCCGGGAGACTACGAGCCGATTACGGTTACAGAGGCTCGCCGGGCCGTCGCGCTGGCGCGTCGCGTCCGCGCTGCGGTCAGGAAGCTCCCGCCGAAAGACACGCTTCCGAAGGAGAGGAAGTAG
- a CDS encoding protein of unknown function (Evidence 5 : No homology to any previously reported sequences), whose amino-acid sequence MATQIEEDAGLLLGALAEEPRDSYVSGGHLQQKTGLDPGRINDAIAILVDSGLAEWLQVMGTAPFDFGKAAITPRGRYEYQRAIEEKKIAAERQPPGGMPRTTIAAVAGAIRPPVPVGFHRMGLPTRTGRSLPIARQNKSSFGLSWATSSSRNTTTQPGSNRTSRPRLKMPSPNTTNARSILACHWSSSLLRLAMGSISSMRSPVTS is encoded by the coding sequence ATGGCAACTCAGATCGAAGAAGATGCAGGTTTGCTGCTTGGGGCGCTTGCCGAAGAGCCGCGGGATAGCTATGTCAGTGGCGGCCATCTCCAGCAGAAGACCGGCCTCGATCCAGGACGAATCAACGATGCGATAGCCATTCTCGTCGACTCCGGACTGGCTGAGTGGCTACAGGTTATGGGCACAGCGCCGTTTGATTTCGGTAAGGCAGCTATTACCCCACGTGGTCGATACGAGTATCAACGAGCCATCGAAGAGAAGAAGATAGCAGCAGAGAGACAGCCGCCGGGCGGTATGCCTCGGACAACAATTGCGGCAGTCGCTGGCGCGATCCGTCCTCCGGTACCTGTGGGTTTTCACCGTATGGGTTTACCGACGAGGACTGGGAGATCGTTGCCGATCGCAAGGCAAAACAAGAGCAGCTTCGGGTTGTCTTGGGCTACCAGTTCGAGTCGGAACACTACGACTCAACCAGGCTCAAACAGAACATCGAGACCTCGTTTAAAAATGCCGTCACCGAATACAACAAACGCCCGTTCGATCCTTGCGTGTCATTGGAGTTCAAGCCTCTTGCGGCTGGCTATGGGGAGCATCTCTTCAATGAGATCGCCCGTGACATCATAA
- a CDS encoding conserved protein of unknown function (Evidence 4 : Homologs of previously reported genes of unknown function) → MGYQFESEHYDSTRLKQNIETSFKNAVTEYNKRPFDPCVSLEFKPLAAGYGEHLFNEIARDIISADIAVFEAPDLNSNVMVEMGVALTWGVRVLPIKAAGRPKPPSDVSGHTWADYEDSASRFCDPDHQSKVVHMIQRAIRKKGKSSV, encoded by the coding sequence TTGGGCTACCAGTTCGAGTCGGAACACTACGACTCAACCAGGCTCAAACAGAACATCGAGACCTCGTTTAAAAATGCCGTCACCGAATACAACAAACGCCCGTTCGATCCTTGCGTGTCATTGGAGTTCAAGCCTCTTGCGGCTGGCTATGGGGAGCATCTCTTCAATGAGATCGCCCGTGACATCATAAGCGCAGACATCGCGGTCTTCGAAGCGCCTGACCTGAACTCAAACGTCATGGTCGAGATGGGCGTGGCTCTCACCTGGGGCGTTCGTGTCCTGCCCATTAAGGCGGCTGGTAGACCGAAGCCTCCGTCTGATGTGTCCGGTCACACTTGGGCAGATTACGAGGACAGTGCTTCGAGATTTTGCGACCCTGACCATCAGTCGAAAGTCGTTCACATGATCCAGAGAGCGATTCGTAAGAAGGGGAAGAGCTCCGTCTAG
- a CDS encoding exported protein of unknown function (Evidence 5 : No homology to any previously reported sequences): MQRRMTRIAVLVGLALSMPGLSWGEAQTAIEKRFSALLEQARSIRDKEEQTQSVSGIGKMMCQSFPKEPGIRVLQEALTLSRVIASPLARSMQQYWIAVSLAGECGEIEEAIRIARSIEDLNQRVNAIQAIEKIQKEAEKESINLVRPEEEEMRRTLEQAPPFLVTVENVDGEGSVKSFAHGFIADARGYVLTNAHLDRGGSIRVMHLSKEYAADIARRLGSSDILLLRLQRVTRPLPAAALPDRPELLQNETVIGTVCGPIGDIRGRVGIFEKSLNGGQAFSADFQSDGIQQGCSGAPLLNLKREVVGMLYGVSPNDRFGFAKPSTELRKILEKALK, encoded by the coding sequence ATGCAACGTCGGATGACACGGATCGCCGTACTCGTGGGCCTTGCACTGAGCATGCCCGGATTGAGTTGGGGTGAGGCTCAGACGGCAATCGAGAAAAGATTTTCCGCTCTGCTGGAGCAGGCTCGGTCGATACGTGACAAGGAGGAGCAGACGCAATCGGTGTCCGGTATCGGCAAGATGATGTGTCAGTCGTTTCCCAAAGAGCCTGGAATCCGAGTACTTCAGGAGGCCTTAACGCTGTCACGAGTCATTGCCTCACCGTTAGCGCGTTCCATGCAGCAGTACTGGATTGCTGTCTCGCTTGCAGGGGAATGCGGTGAAATTGAGGAGGCGATTCGGATCGCCAGAAGCATCGAGGATCTCAATCAGCGCGTCAATGCCATTCAGGCTATCGAGAAGATTCAAAAAGAGGCGGAGAAAGAGAGTATCAACCTCGTGCGCCCTGAGGAAGAAGAGATGCGGCGGACGCTGGAGCAGGCGCCGCCGTTCCTCGTGACCGTTGAGAATGTCGATGGCGAAGGGAGCGTCAAAAGCTTTGCGCACGGATTTATCGCGGACGCTCGAGGGTATGTACTGACCAACGCGCATCTGGACAGGGGGGGCAGCATCCGAGTCATGCACCTGAGCAAGGAATATGCTGCCGACATTGCAAGGCGCCTGGGGAGTTCAGACATCCTGCTGCTCCGACTGCAGAGAGTTACTCGACCACTTCCGGCTGCCGCCCTACCGGATCGGCCTGAACTTCTCCAGAACGAAACAGTGATCGGCACCGTGTGTGGGCCGATTGGGGACATCCGGGGACGGGTCGGAATTTTCGAAAAGTCGCTGAACGGCGGCCAGGCGTTCAGCGCCGATTTTCAGTCCGACGGGATCCAACAAGGCTGCAGCGGGGCGCCACTGCTCAATCTGAAGCGTGAGGTGGTGGGGATGCTGTACGGGGTCTCTCCCAATGATCGATTCGGCTTCGCGAAACCCAGCACCGAGCTCCGCAAGATTCTGGAAAAGGCCCTAAAGTGA
- a CDS encoding conserved protein of unknown function (Evidence 4 : Homologs of previously reported genes of unknown function), producing the protein MNYLDTSALIKRFVAEKGSPLVQSLVKREGPIATAKIAYAEVYAGLTRKLREGHLSDVQYGLAYRQFEADWQAYIRVELHDDILFLARDLIRQHPLKGFDAVHLASAISLKNALGEDITFAAADERLLRAAEAEDLNILHVEIARTP; encoded by the coding sequence ATGAACTACCTGGACACCAGCGCCCTTATCAAGCGGTTTGTCGCCGAAAAGGGTTCGCCGCTGGTGCAGAGCCTCGTGAAACGAGAGGGGCCCATCGCAACGGCCAAGATTGCGTATGCCGAAGTCTATGCCGGCCTTACCCGTAAACTCCGCGAAGGCCACCTCTCCGATGTCCAGTATGGCCTCGCCTACCGGCAATTTGAAGCCGATTGGCAGGCCTACATCCGAGTAGAACTGCACGACGACATCCTATTTCTTGCACGCGATCTGATCCGGCAGCATCCCCTCAAAGGTTTCGATGCCGTTCATCTGGCCTCCGCCATCAGCCTCAAGAACGCACTCGGTGAAGACATCACGTTTGCCGCGGCCGACGAGCGTTTACTTCGAGCAGCCGAAGCTGAAGACCTGAACATTCTCCACGTCGAAATCGCCCGAACCCCATAA
- a CDS encoding protein of unknown function (Evidence 5 : No homology to any previously reported sequences): protein MDFLYGFFGWQRNHALSCQLGQLGLPAYDVLCGLDGLDQSDRFAPFCHDHFLAFFRPLEILRKPIFEFLDANAAHRHHLSSS from the coding sequence GTGGACTTTCTTTACGGGTTTTTCGGTTGGCAACGTAATCATGCCTTGAGCTGCCAGCTTGGCCAGCTTGGCCTCCCGGCTTACGACGTGCTCTGCGGACTTGATGGATTGGATCAGAGCGATCGGTTTGCCCCGTTCTGTCACGATCACTTCCTCGCCTTTTTTCGTCCGCTGGAGATATTGCGTAAGCCGATTTTTGAGTTCCTTGACGCCAACGCTGCTCATAGACATCACCTCTCTAGTAGCTAG
- a CDS encoding protein of unknown function (Evidence 5 : No homology to any previously reported sequences) — MQVGRELRKRIPRHLSIFTSRSFQEFCGARCLEVVQALTEKLPGVRPITVHWSGCPAGCGNHQGANIGLQGTKIRINGKTVEAVHIYVGERSGPKPQIGQMIMADVPYSELSHVMEGLVQFYPRKRPT; from the coding sequence TTGCAAGTCGGTCGAGAGCTAAGGAAGCGCATCCCGCGGCACCTCTCGATCTTCACTTCAAGAAGTTTTCAAGAATTTTGCGGAGCTCGGTGCCTGGAAGTCGTTCAGGCGCTGACGGAGAAGCTTCCCGGCGTACGGCCGATTACCGTCCACTGGTCCGGATGCCCAGCCGGATGCGGCAATCATCAGGGCGCCAACATCGGCCTGCAAGGCACGAAGATCAGAATCAACGGCAAAACGGTCGAGGCGGTCCACATCTACGTAGGTGAACGATCCGGGCCAAAGCCCCAGATCGGTCAGATGATCATGGCAGATGTCCCGTACAGCGAGCTGTCCCACGTCATGGAAGGGCTCGTACAGTTCTATCCCCGGAAGAGACCCACGTAG
- a CDS encoding conserved exported protein of unknown function (Evidence 4 : Homologs of previously reported genes of unknown function), with protein sequence MRSSIGSDALTAERPWKRMRAPSLVTIGFTLWFLADLVTLTGLLPPGSRPSDASAAIRIAAAARSTTLVGQLLVARDELRDPRFVHSVIYVVHHDAGGAMGLIVNRPIGEVSLSELLEQAGLEHTGIKGKIRVHFGGPVEPGQGFVLHTADYTIEGTEVIEGGIAVTARSEILRAIATGTGPRQSLFALGYAGWAPGQLDAEIKAGAWEIVPADKMLVFDENADTKWERAMARRTLYL encoded by the coding sequence ATGCGTAGTTCTATCGGATCCGACGCACTTACCGCCGAACGACCGTGGAAGCGGATGCGTGCGCCCAGCCTTGTCACAATCGGCTTTACGCTGTGGTTTCTTGCAGACCTCGTAACCCTCACAGGGTTGCTGCCACCAGGATCCCGCCCGTCGGATGCAAGCGCCGCAATCAGGATAGCCGCTGCTGCCCGGTCTACCACTCTCGTCGGTCAGCTTCTGGTCGCCAGGGATGAGCTTCGAGATCCGCGATTTGTCCACTCCGTCATCTATGTCGTGCACCACGATGCGGGAGGAGCGATGGGTCTCATCGTGAACAGACCGATCGGAGAGGTATCTCTATCCGAACTACTGGAACAAGCCGGGCTGGAACATACGGGGATCAAGGGGAAGATCCGCGTTCACTTTGGAGGGCCCGTCGAACCGGGACAGGGATTCGTCCTGCATACGGCGGACTACACAATCGAGGGCACCGAGGTGATAGAGGGCGGCATCGCCGTCACAGCGAGATCCGAGATCCTCCGCGCCATAGCCACGGGAACCGGCCCGCGTCAGAGTCTCTTTGCGCTGGGCTATGCGGGTTGGGCGCCAGGCCAGCTCGATGCCGAGATCAAAGCCGGGGCCTGGGAAATCGTTCCAGCCGATAAGATGCTCGTGTTCGACGAGAACGCCGACACCAAATGGGAGCGCGCCATGGCCAGACGCACACTTTACCTCTGA
- a CDS encoding protein of unknown function (Evidence 5 : No homology to any previously reported sequences), giving the protein MSIDPTLVARISALTVPLNGTIAPLRRFDPGQVLQGRVLAVRGSQVLISLFGEQIAAESVLSLRVGQVLDLIVREARPDRITLRIATDVEGKAPVLQPFTDQDVSELLIGQHLPTDPANMLIVRSLIRNMLPITNANVSAVRHALSFITTPAAEDVDAALFLIARELPVTPQSLELAKSALLQPHSLGTRVQALATQLVELFSRSAFEDAAAELPRPLLALAQQVLRDLPMLLPDQAQGRTLTALIRQVLDQIATPTEARLTHVLQEPRLPPAHPDLPAGRTAAQSPHTKTAHTVMIEPSPPSDGYTDVPYADGSHTPPAPLQRRVQEAAHDFRQQLARLDDALTHTVADLPRRHEVASTLHTLQTTIRELISAIEADQLTNAGAPPPTEAQGYYLFHLPIATVGQDATDTAEVRIYYQRRDRTKQVDPENAHLAFLLQMSRLGPVDIHVDLYQTHLRCRIECSRQDATNLFQGSSHELKERLQDIGYIVDAIRSTTVRSPDAHSEQPAAFNLLRIDVQA; this is encoded by the coding sequence GTGTCCATTGATCCGACGCTGGTCGCGCGCATCTCTGCGCTGACTGTGCCCCTGAACGGGACGATCGCCCCGCTCCGGCGATTCGATCCGGGTCAGGTGCTCCAGGGGCGGGTGCTTGCCGTGCGGGGCAGCCAGGTGCTGATCTCCCTTTTTGGAGAGCAGATCGCGGCCGAAAGCGTCTTGTCGCTCCGTGTCGGACAAGTCCTGGACCTGATCGTACGCGAGGCCAGACCGGATCGAATCACGTTACGGATCGCCACGGATGTCGAAGGAAAGGCGCCTGTTCTTCAACCCTTTACGGACCAGGACGTCAGCGAACTGTTGATCGGGCAACATCTGCCCACCGATCCCGCCAACATGCTGATCGTCCGCTCGCTGATCCGCAACATGCTTCCCATCACCAATGCGAACGTGTCGGCCGTTCGTCACGCGCTCTCATTTATTACGACGCCCGCAGCCGAGGATGTTGATGCCGCGCTCTTTCTCATAGCCAGGGAGTTGCCCGTCACACCGCAGAGTCTGGAGCTGGCGAAGAGCGCGCTGCTGCAACCGCACAGCCTTGGCACCCGCGTGCAGGCGCTCGCGACACAGTTGGTGGAACTATTTTCGCGGTCCGCATTCGAGGATGCGGCCGCTGAGTTGCCGCGACCCCTACTCGCTCTGGCACAACAGGTTCTACGGGATCTGCCCATGCTCTTGCCAGACCAAGCCCAGGGCCGGACGCTTACCGCACTGATTCGACAGGTGTTGGATCAGATTGCGACGCCGACGGAAGCGCGCCTCACGCACGTTCTCCAAGAACCGCGCCTCCCTCCTGCACACCCCGACCTACCCGCCGGTCGGACAGCGGCGCAGTCGCCTCATACTAAAACCGCACATACTGTCATGATCGAGCCGTCGCCCCCTTCAGACGGATACACGGATGTCCCGTACGCGGACGGATCACACACACCCCCGGCGCCGCTACAACGCCGCGTTCAAGAAGCAGCACATGACTTCCGCCAGCAACTTGCCCGCCTCGACGATGCACTGACTCATACCGTCGCCGACTTGCCGCGCCGTCATGAGGTTGCGTCTACGCTCCATACACTCCAGACGACGATCCGCGAACTCATCTCGGCGATAGAGGCGGATCAACTCACCAATGCCGGTGCACCTCCACCCACCGAGGCCCAGGGGTACTACCTATTCCATCTACCGATCGCCACGGTGGGGCAGGATGCGACCGACACGGCAGAGGTACGAATCTACTATCAGCGGCGAGACCGCACCAAACAGGTCGATCCCGAGAATGCACATCTGGCGTTTCTGCTGCAGATGAGCCGGCTGGGTCCGGTCGATATCCATGTGGATTTATATCAGACACATTTGCGGTGCCGGATCGAATGCTCGCGCCAGGACGCGACGAACCTGTTCCAGGGGTCGTCACATGAGCTAAAAGAGCGCCTGCAGGATATCGGCTACATCGTGGACGCGATTCGCAGCACGACCGTCCGCTCACCCGACGCGCACTCGGAGCAACCCGCGGCCTTCAATCTATTGAGGATCGACGTACAGGCATAG
- a CDS encoding Cytoplasmic domain of flagellar protein FhlB-like protein protein, whose protein sequence is MATRRRSSPEIQQAVALKYEAGENGAPEVVASGRGRIAEQIIALAKAHGIYVKQDPELVEVLSRLDIGDAIPPELYAVVAEILAFVYRVNAKRDLHNSLPPSSR, encoded by the coding sequence GTGGCCACACGTCGTCGCTCGTCACCTGAGATACAGCAGGCCGTAGCCCTGAAGTACGAGGCCGGCGAGAACGGGGCACCCGAGGTGGTCGCCTCGGGCCGCGGGCGTATCGCTGAGCAGATCATTGCGCTCGCCAAGGCGCACGGCATCTACGTCAAGCAGGATCCTGAGTTGGTCGAGGTCCTCTCCAGACTCGACATCGGCGACGCGATCCCGCCGGAACTGTACGCGGTCGTCGCCGAGATCCTGGCCTTTGTCTACCGGGTCAACGCGAAGCGAGACCTGCACAATAGCCTACCCCCCTCATCCCGCTGA
- a CDS encoding protein of unknown function (Evidence 5 : No homology to any previously reported sequences), which yields MLGKQNDLPTTQRVLRTVACSLSGLTGEARSKHRGVFTPAEYAEAVVWLANQLTWDLRYRLASDHIRFTSTNCLAGEGVAEQESFCHLWCESLGRIAVDLFGYGQVIFKRRIAAGQQHCDFKIFVKHATETETCVEQHAAPLSATHLRSTPKGNTKHVSEETIPRLKTKVHLLEQRTKKLETVLGERKLIEKAKRILVERLKLSEPEAMQKLQQESQHRNIKLAEVAHIIVRAGEII from the coding sequence ATGCTGGGTAAGCAGAACGATCTACCAACCACACAGCGAGTCCTGCGCACCGTCGCCTGCAGCTTGAGCGGCTTAACCGGGGAGGCGCGAAGTAAGCACCGAGGGGTCTTTACTCCAGCCGAATACGCTGAGGCCGTCGTCTGGCTGGCGAACCAGTTGACCTGGGATCTACGCTACCGGCTTGCGAGCGATCATATCCGCTTCACCAGCACCAACTGCCTTGCCGGCGAAGGAGTTGCGGAACAGGAGAGTTTCTGTCACCTCTGGTGCGAAAGTCTCGGGCGGATTGCGGTTGATCTCTTTGGCTACGGACAAGTTATCTTCAAGCGGCGAATCGCTGCGGGGCAGCAGCATTGTGATTTCAAGATATTCGTGAAACACGCCACCGAGACCGAGACGTGTGTCGAACAACACGCTGCCCCTCTCTCCGCTACCCATCTCCGCTCCACCCCAAAAGGCAATACGAAGCACGTCTCAGAAGAAACCATTCCACGACTCAAGACAAAGGTACATCTCCTGGAGCAACGGACGAAAAAGTTAGAGACAGTTTTGGGGGAGCGAAAGCTGATCGAGAAGGCGAAAAGAATCCTCGTGGAGCGACTAAAGCTCTCCGAGCCGGAGGCCATGCAAAAATTGCAGCAAGAGAGTCAACATCGCAACATCAAGCTGGCGGAGGTGGCTCACATCATTGTACGAGCCGGTGAGATTATCTGA
- a CDS encoding Histidine kinase, HAMP region:chemotaxis sensory transducer — translation MTMQWFKNLKTMTKLMLGFAVVGVIAGGVGYLGISNMGSINANVGDVYQHQLLPIKIMAEARGQTHRMRGFVIQHMLERDKGAMDKIAATIQESQGQVEERIGRLEKMGLTLEEREALGTFKAAFAAYNKTRDDKVLAFSSQGKKEEAYAAAKTEGAERYQAVVARINALIDLKDKAAKGRYDESQATYSRSRTMMIGFAVGGLLTGLVFGYFIAILITGPLSQTVAVLKDIAEGEGDLTKRLTVHSRDEAGELARWFNTFMDKLHEIIGQVRMAAAQNASTSQQLAAGSEELSSGTQEQAASIEETAASLEQMTSTVKQNADNAREANQMAVSARSTAEQGGAVVQTAVTSMEAIRESSKQIAAIITTIDEIAFQTNLLALNAAVEAARAGEQGRGFAVVASEVRALAQRSAVASKEIKTLITDSVTKVEEGAQLVNQSGKTLTEIMAGVKKVADLIAEISAASQEQAQGIEQINKAITQMDSVTQQNAGQTEEFSATAQSMAAQAEELSALVAKFKLAREAAISRQPSAISSESSRKVVPLKGKARGKFAAPKAVAAATGTDTAFGTFEEF, via the coding sequence ATGACCATGCAATGGTTCAAGAATCTCAAGACGATGACCAAGTTGATGCTGGGATTCGCCGTAGTGGGCGTGATCGCGGGCGGAGTGGGCTACCTCGGCATCAGTAACATGGGGAGTATCAATGCTAATGTAGGGGACGTGTACCAACACCAGCTCCTCCCCATCAAGATCATGGCCGAGGCCCGGGGGCAAACCCACCGGATGCGGGGTTTCGTGATCCAGCACATGCTGGAGCGCGACAAAGGCGCAATGGACAAGATTGCTGCCACTATCCAGGAATCCCAAGGACAGGTGGAAGAGCGGATTGGCCGCCTCGAGAAGATGGGTTTGACCCTTGAGGAGCGGGAGGCGCTGGGAACGTTCAAGGCGGCTTTCGCTGCATATAACAAGACGCGAGACGACAAGGTTCTGGCCTTCAGCAGTCAGGGCAAGAAGGAGGAGGCCTACGCCGCGGCCAAGACAGAGGGTGCGGAGCGATACCAGGCGGTCGTGGCCCGCATCAATGCCCTCATCGACCTCAAGGATAAAGCCGCCAAAGGTCGCTACGACGAAAGCCAGGCCACCTATAGCCGCTCCCGGACCATGATGATTGGGTTCGCTGTGGGGGGTCTGTTGACGGGCCTCGTATTCGGGTATTTTATTGCGATCCTGATCACCGGTCCGTTGAGCCAAACCGTGGCGGTCCTCAAGGACATCGCGGAGGGCGAGGGCGACTTGACGAAGCGACTGACAGTCCACAGTCGCGATGAGGCCGGCGAACTGGCTCGCTGGTTCAACACGTTCATGGACAAACTCCACGAGATCATCGGGCAGGTGCGCATGGCCGCGGCGCAAAACGCCTCCACCTCACAACAACTCGCCGCCGGCAGCGAAGAACTGTCCAGTGGTACCCAGGAGCAAGCTGCCTCAATCGAGGAGACGGCGGCCTCCCTGGAGCAAATGACCTCCACTGTGAAGCAGAATGCGGACAACGCCCGCGAGGCGAACCAGATGGCGGTGTCGGCCCGATCGACGGCCGAGCAAGGCGGAGCCGTAGTCCAGACGGCTGTCACCTCGATGGAGGCGATCCGTGAGTCCTCCAAGCAGATCGCCGCGATCATCACGACGATCGATGAAATCGCCTTTCAAACGAACCTTCTGGCGCTCAACGCCGCGGTCGAAGCCGCCAGAGCGGGGGAGCAGGGTCGGGGCTTTGCGGTGGTCGCCAGTGAGGTTCGGGCGCTTGCTCAGCGCTCGGCGGTCGCCTCCAAGGAGATCAAGACGCTGATCACTGACTCGGTAACCAAGGTGGAGGAGGGGGCGCAACTGGTCAATCAGTCCGGGAAGACCCTGACCGAGATCATGGCCGGTGTGAAGAAGGTCGCCGATCTCATCGCCGAGATCTCCGCCGCCTCTCAGGAGCAGGCTCAAGGGATCGAGCAGATCAACAAAGCGATAACCCAGATGGACTCGGTCACTCAGCAAAATGCCGGCCAGACTGAGGAGTTCAGTGCCACAGCTCAATCCATGGCAGCGCAGGCGGAGGAGCTCTCGGCGCTGGTGGCGAAGTTCAAGCTGGCGCGAGAGGCTGCGATCAGCCGTCAGCCGTCAGCGATCAGCTCTGAATCGTCTCGGAAGGTGGTCCCCCTAAAAGGGAAGGCGCGTGGTAAATTCGCGGCGCCTAAGGCAGTGGCGGCGGCCACCGGGACCGATACGGCGTTTGGAACATTCGAGGAATTCTAG